A genomic segment from Sciurus carolinensis chromosome 1, mSciCar1.2, whole genome shotgun sequence encodes:
- the Pex19 gene encoding peroxisomal biogenesis factor 19, which translates to MAAAEEGCGVGAEADRELEELLESALDDFDKAKPSPAPPPTTTAPDASGPQKRSPGDTAKDALFASQEKFFQELFDSELASQATAEFEKAMKELAEEEPHLVEQFQKLSEAAGRVGSDANSQQEFTSCLKETLSGLAKNATDLQNSGMSEEELTKAMEGLGMDEGDGEGNILPIMQSIMQNLLSKDVLYPSLKEITEKYPEWLQSHRESLPPEQFEKYQEQHNVMGKICEQFEAETPTDSEATQKSRFETVLDLMQQLQDLGHPPKELAGEMPPGLNFDLDALNLSGPPGASGEQCLIM; encoded by the exons ATGGCGGCCGCTGAGGAAGGCTGTGGTGTTGGGGCCGAAGCGGACCGGGAATTGGAGGAGCTTCTGGAAA GTGCTCTTGATGATTTCGATAAAGCCAAaccctccccagcaccccctcctACCACCACGGCCCCCGATGCTTCAGGGCCCCAGAAGAGATCGCCAGGAGACACTGCCAAA GATGCCCTCTTCGCCTCCCAAGAGAAGTTTTTCCAGGAACTATTCGACAGTGAGCTGGCTTCCCAAGCCACTGCAGAGTTCGAAAAGGCAATGAAGGAGTTGGCTGAGGAAGAGCCCCACCTGGTGGAGCAGTTCCAAAAGCTCTCAGAGGCTGCTGGAAGAGTGG GCAGTGATGCAAACTCCCAGCAAGAATTCACTTCTTGTCTAAAGGAAACATTAAGTGGCCTAGCCAAAAATGCCACTGATCTTCAG AACTCAGGCATGTCGGAAGAGGAGCTGACCAAGGCCATGGAGGGTCTGGGCATGGATgaaggggatggggaagggaaCATCCTCCCCATCATGCAGAGTATTATGCAGAACCTACTATCCAAGGATGTGTTGTACCCATCACTGAAGGAGATCACAGAAAAG tatCCAGAGTGGTTGCAGAGTCACCGGGaatctctgcctcctgagcagtTTGAAAAATATCAGGAGCAGCACAATGTCATGGGAAAAATATGTGAGCAATTTGAGGCAGAGACACCTACAGACAGTGAGGCTACTCAAAAGTCCCGTTTTGAGACGGTGCTAGATCTTATGCAGCAG CTACAGGATTTGGGTCATCCTCCAAAAGAGCTGGCTGGGGAGATG CCTCCTGGCCTCAACTTTGACCTGGATGCCCTCAATCTCTCGGGCCCACCAGGTGCCAGTGGTGAACAGTGTCTGATCATGTGA